In Aliidongia dinghuensis, the following proteins share a genomic window:
- a CDS encoding lysozyme inhibitor LprI family protein produces MSKLLIAALLLSFAQIAVARADCDNAATDQERAECIGQELRAADKTINDLYQALRASRDDAGKAALRTQQIQWLKLRDQTCQSASKETDREKWFANLLTDFGKTVCVVRFTNQRVAELTAEQAGAASAPAAAPAPATAAASASAASEADVYDLIANHKPSNGKWYFEATIDVGALAKISESTIFIGVQGDGAGNTGSLQAIRKRNAGDATRNIGIAVDLDVGKLYLRTNGAWQSQPGSANAPDLKLGRPYVAKLSSSVSLTGLPDGVIDLNFGAKPFAYALPDGYVPLDKAAPIRVAQPM; encoded by the coding sequence ATGTCCAAGCTTCTCATCGCCGCGCTGCTGCTGAGTTTTGCCCAGATCGCGGTCGCCCGCGCGGATTGCGACAATGCCGCGACGGATCAGGAGCGTGCCGAATGCATCGGCCAGGAATTGCGCGCGGCGGACAAGACCATTAACGACCTTTACCAGGCCCTCCGCGCGAGCCGCGACGACGCCGGCAAGGCAGCGCTGCGCACCCAGCAGATTCAGTGGCTGAAGCTACGCGACCAGACCTGCCAGAGCGCCAGCAAGGAAACCGATCGCGAGAAATGGTTCGCGAACCTGCTGACCGATTTCGGCAAGACGGTCTGCGTCGTGCGTTTCACCAACCAACGGGTCGCCGAATTGACGGCAGAGCAGGCCGGGGCGGCGAGCGCCCCTGCCGCCGCCCCGGCCCCGGCAACCGCGGCAGCGTCGGCCTCGGCCGCATCGGAAGCCGATGTCTATGATCTGATCGCGAACCACAAGCCCTCGAACGGCAAATGGTATTTCGAGGCGACGATCGATGTCGGCGCCCTGGCCAAGATCAGCGAAAGCACGATCTTCATTGGCGTTCAGGGCGACGGCGCCGGCAACACGGGCAGCCTGCAGGCCATCCGCAAGCGGAATGCCGGCGACGCCACGCGGAACATCGGGATCGCCGTCGACCTCGACGTCGGCAAGCTTTACCTCCGCACGAACGGCGCCTGGCAAAGCCAGCCGGGCAGCGCCAATGCGCCCGATCTGAAGCTCGGCCGGCCCTATGTCGCGAAGCTGTCGTCCAGCGTCTCGCTGACAGGCCTGCCCGACGGCGTCATTGACCTGAACTTCGGGGCGAAGCCGTTCGCCTATGCGCTGCCCGACGGCTATGTCCCGCTCGACAAGGCCGCCCCGATCCGGGTGGCCCAACCGATGTGA
- a CDS encoding LysR family transcriptional regulator, which translates to MSSNFNWDDLRYFLAVARTGRLTAAATRLRQDHTTVSRRIAALERALATPLFERSPQGYGLTSAGRRLLVTAEAMERTAFAAHKEIQGDGPLVSGTVRIGAPDGFGSYFLAPRIGSLITEHPELRPELVALPRIFSLSKREADIAIGLSRPTEGRLYARKLTDYRLGLYAAPAYLAAHLPIERPEDLKAHALIGYVEDFIFTPELDYLPLVAPGVVPQFRSSTLIAQLQATLAGIGLCVLPDFMTAGAPGLVPVLETISIVRTFWLITHADLHDLPRIRATGDFIAREARAARALFMPEG; encoded by the coding sequence ATGAGCAGCAATTTCAATTGGGATGACCTGCGCTATTTCCTGGCGGTCGCACGCACTGGCCGGCTGACCGCGGCGGCGACGCGGCTTCGGCAGGACCACACCACGGTAAGCCGGCGCATCGCGGCGCTCGAACGGGCGCTTGCAACGCCGCTGTTCGAACGAAGCCCGCAAGGCTACGGGCTCACATCCGCCGGCCGGCGCTTGCTCGTCACCGCCGAAGCGATGGAGCGCACGGCATTCGCCGCGCACAAGGAGATCCAGGGCGACGGGCCGCTCGTCTCGGGCACGGTCCGGATCGGCGCGCCCGACGGCTTCGGCAGCTATTTCCTGGCACCGCGCATCGGTAGCCTGATCACGGAACATCCGGAGCTCCGGCCCGAGCTCGTGGCGCTGCCGCGCATCTTCAGCCTGTCGAAGCGCGAGGCCGACATCGCGATCGGCCTGTCACGCCCGACCGAGGGCCGGCTCTATGCCCGCAAGCTCACCGACTATCGCCTGGGCCTTTATGCCGCGCCGGCCTATCTCGCGGCCCACCTGCCGATCGAGCGGCCGGAGGACCTGAAGGCCCACGCGCTCATCGGCTATGTCGAGGATTTCATCTTCACGCCGGAGCTCGACTATCTGCCGCTCGTCGCCCCCGGCGTCGTGCCGCAGTTCCGCAGCTCGACGCTGATCGCCCAGTTGCAGGCGACCTTGGCCGGCATCGGGCTCTGCGTGCTGCCCGATTTCATGACGGCGGGCGCGCCGGGCCTGGTGCCGGTGCTGGAGACGATCTCGATCGTCCGCACCTTCTGGCTCATCACCCACGCCGACTTGCACGACCTGCCGCGTATCCGCGCCACCGGCGACTTCATCGCCCGCGAGGCGCGGGCGGCGCGCGCGCTGTTCATGCCGGAGGGGTGA